The window ACACTGGAAACATCAAAAGGTCAAAAATATTCAGTTACACAAAGAGCCCTTTCAAAAGGATAAAGGCGTGCCTCCCAGAGCCTCTCAATACAACCAGAAGGCCTCCCGGAAGCTGAAAGGTACTGTCCCTCAGCCTTCTCAGCAGGAGTCCATGGAAGAGAAGGGTTTATCTTCAAATTTATCTTCTGCGTGAATCTCACTAAAATCCACAGAGACCCACAAAGCTATTAAGAAAATTACATTGGCAGAAACACTGCTAGTTTGCACTAGAAACGACTATGAAGACAAGACGAAAGGAGGCTGTCAAATCCCAACCGGCAGGAAGCAGGCAGGATAAAACTACTGCTCTGCTTCCAGCATCTGCTGTTTTTCATGAAAAAGGAAGGATGACTCAAAGGGTAGAGCCCACAGGCCAGGAGGCAGAGCCCTGCTCAGCTCTCAGGCACCTTCACATTCTTCCCTACCCAGGTCGTTCCCTCTCAGTTTTACCACTGTCTGTTTGGTTCCCAGTTCCAGTCAGGGCCTTTCTTATTTAGCCATCCTTACAGCCCTCTCAGGATCCCACCTTGCTCCATCTCTTTATCTTCTCACTATCCAAATCCCATTTATTACCTACCTTAAAAAGTTTCTGAGAGTGTTTAATCATAAAAGCCATCCCATCATTTAATTTTGTGATATTCTCTTGAAGGTCATTTGCAGTGGCCTATTTAgagcaaaagaaagcaaaaaaaagagatgaagaacTGGGAAGTGGAAGGCAGATACTCCCATTTACTTATTAATAAGCTAATTTTTTCAAATGTATGATAGCATCTATCACCAAGAAAGCCGACTCTACTACAGTGTTTAATTCTGGAAAGACTTTTTGGCTCAGCAGGTTTCCACTTGAAACGATACAACCTAGGAAGAACCATGTGTCCCTGAAGTGACCAGGAAATCCAAGAGAACCAATTTTCCTCTTCTAATTCTGCCTGAGAATTAGACATGTATGCTGAAGATCATCTTTCCTGGGAAAAGGGACAAGAAGAATAGAATCCATACCAGTCACCGAGAACATTGCTCTTCAGAGAAACTAGTTTCTCCAAAGACAAAAGAGAATTGTCACTACAAATTGATGTTAAAGGTGACATCCGTTTCTTAAAAATAGTCAAATGGTCACTGAGTCCCTTCTCTTGTTTCCCCTGCCTCTTTTTAAGCACTTCAGCGTCTCTACTATCCCAAAGCCTGCATTCTCAACATGTATCTTTGTTACTTAATGTTTGTGTGTTCTAAGACCTCTTAACTTTATAGTCATAtcacttgtttattttcagtCTCATTGAGCTAGTTCTAAAACTCTTTTAGGTATGAGGTTTTATGCCCTTAACATGGACAAATCTTGGTATGTCTTTTTCCTCTCATATCCCTCCCCACAGCAACCTTCCTCTGGGTAGAAGCTCTGTTTTATGAATGGACAGGAATATGAAACTAACGGCTTCCAGGTCAAGAATTAGTTCAGTCTTTCCGCCATCTTTCCGTGCCGCCAGAATGGTGCGCATGAATGTCCTGGCTGACACGCTCAAGAGTATCAACAATGCCGAGAAGAGAGGCAAACACCAGGTCCTTATTAGGCCGTGCTCCAAAGTCATCGTCAGGTTTCTAACAGTGATGAAGCGTGGTTACATTGGCGAATTTGAAATCACTGATGATCACAGGGCTGGGAAAATTGTTGTGAACCTCACAGGCAGGCTAAATAAGTGTGGAGTGATCAGCCCCAGATTTGATGTGCAACTcaaagatctagaaaaatggtggaaGAACCTGCTCCCATCCCGTCAGTTTGGTTTCATTGTACTGACAACCTCAGCTGGCCTCATGGAACATGAAGAAGCAAGACAAAAACATACAGGAGGGAAAATCCTTGGATTCTTTTTCTAGGGATGTAGTACATACAAGTAAAatgcctcagaggaaaaaaaaaaaaattagttcaaaaGACTATACAATTTACTTCTCATGTAAGTCACTAGGAAGGCCGTGGTCTCAGTTAAAGAAGCACATTCAGGATATATACATAtctacggctgagtcccttcactgttcgcctgaaactaccagaacattgttaattggctatatctcaatacaaaataaaaagctgaaagttgaaaaaaaaaaaagaaggacattCAGCTTTCTCTAAGGAGAGTACGTCTACAGGACATAGGAAAGTTAGGACGAGGCAGTATCGCTCTATCTAAAAGCTCAGGGCCGCCATCCTGTGAGATCACACAGCTCTGGTTTAAATTCACACCATTTGATCTTCAGAAATCAATTTGATTTCCCAAGAAGGCTTTCATGTTATGAAGGAGTTTACACTGACCACCCAACATGAGTATTCTGGTATATTTAGTAGCTATAATCTTCCACTAAGAGTTTCCACTGAAATTGTAATTCAGGTTTATCAGATTGATTTATAAGCGAGATTAACAGGAATTGGCGGTTTGATAACTCTTAAATGATCTAACAAAGTAAGTTCCTAACCTAATAAAGCTGAAGACCAGAACTTGGACCCTTGATAACCACACGAAGTACAGCTATAGGATGAGGCCCAGCTCAAGAAAACCAAGCAGTCTTTCTGTTCCCCCGACACTTACATTTTTGGGCCATAAGACATGAGGTGCAAACATAAGGGCAAGGTTATAGGCGGACATCTTATTCTTGTCTTGTTTCTTTGCTGTCTGGTACAGGAGATCAAGCAGTAACTTCAGCAAGTTACGATTGGGTGGAGGGAGTATGAGGAAGAGCAACTGAAGAGCCTCGATTTGCCGTTCCTTATCTGGTACACTGGTCTTGTTTCCTTTATCATCAAACTGCATCAAATCTTGAGGATAAAAGAGATGATTGTAAGGGATggaaaatatacaagaaaaaaaaaaatcaatgttccTACTATGTATCATCCTCcaataagagaaaggaaaaaaagaatcaagtatAAACAGAGATTATAGcaaaatataataacaaaatcatatcaatataatttaataataaaaagacaaaaacccagttaaaaataggcaaaagacttAAACATTCCTTCAAATAAGATATATAAGCGGCCAATAAGCATTTGTATACTCGGTATCATTAgctatcagagaaatgtaaatcaaaaccccaatgagatactacttcataATCAGTGgtgtgagtgaagtcactcagtcgtgtccaactctttgcaaccccgtggactgtagcccaccaggctccttcgtccatgggattctccaggcaagaacactggagtgggttgccatttccttctccaggggatcttccggacccagggattgaacccagttctcccatattgcaggcagacgccttaacctctgagccaccagggcagacccCAATCACTGGTGTGGCTATAGTCAAAAAGACTGAcaataacaagtgctggcaagAATGCTGAGAAAATTAAACTCttctacagggacttccctggcagtccagtggttaagcctctgcgctttcactgtagggggcgcaggtttgatcactggttggggaactaagattccacatgccatacagtggagccaaaaaaaaccccaccactctcctacattgctggtgggaatgtaaaaaatGGTATGGCTACTGTGGAAAACaacttggcagttcctcaaaaagttaaacatagagttatcaCATGACGTAGTAATTCCATTCCCAGttatatactcaagagaaatgaaaacagtccaCACATATCTCTGATAATGCCACCCCCTTCACACTTCCTCAACAAGATATTTTACTGCTAAAAAACTATGAGAGTGAATCATGACCTGATACCAGGATGATCCAGGTATCAGAGTCAGAATCATGGCTCCTTACAGAGTCAGAATCATGGCTTCTTCTCTCACAGGCTATACAGGTTATCAATTAAAAACTgtccctgttgctgctgctgctaagtcgcttcagtcgtgtccgactctgtgcgactccatagatggcagcccgccaggctcccccgtccctgggattctccaggcaagaacactggagtgggttgccatttccttcaccaatgcatgaaagtgaaaagtgaaagtgaagccgctcagtcgtgtccgactcttagcgaccccatggactgcagcctaccaggctcctccatccatgggattttccaggcaagagtactggagtggggtgccatcgccttctccctagATCATCAGAATTTCAAAAGACACTGAAAAACATTTGGGTATAATTCATGTAGACCTGAAAATGATTACAGTGTGTTATTGAAGCTGTTTAACTTCAATTATAATTCCAGGTTTAGGAAAGGCAAATAATATCTCTAGACTGTTTCCTGTTAATacgaaattgaaaacaaaaatccctgcctGTTATCAGTAAGGCATGTCAAATGCTACACCTGTGCCACACCTTAGTGTGATCTCAAAGACCAGTGAATCATGGGGTGGTGGAGGGGAAGTTTCAGATACTGTACTAAATTAACTCAACAGGAAAGCAAACAGAACAGGCATTATTCATGTTAACCCTTATAAAAAGAACTTATCaatattttctatatctttttcaaagatccaaaaacttttatttctccccccaaaaaactgtGATGATATCGAGTGTTAGTTGCTCCggcgtgcccaactctttgcaaccccatggaccacagcccaccaggctcctctgtccatgggattttccaggcaagaatactggaatgggttgccatttccttctccaggggatcgtcccgacccagggatggaatccggatctcctgcactgcaggcagattctttaccgactgagctacgagggaagccaaAACAACTATAAAGCTGTATaatattctagaaatattttctcatttgtatcaTCTAAATTGTTCCTGGAAGTGCTAACAAAATCTAATCTTACTTTAGAAATTCAAAACCTATTTTTTTCTAAGCggtaaaaattattcaaaagaaaaaaaccttctatttcttttccttaagattagaagcaagagagaaaggcTCAAGGGTAGAAAACTAGGTAAATACAGTATGGACGTTGATGCTGTGTGCACTTAGAGTCTATAGCAGCACAACTGCTGTGCAATTTAAGAATGAATTCCTTACCACACAGGcataaaaggaaaagaggaaactgTTTATGAGCTGAAAATGGAACATTCTGCAAgacacagtaaattaaaaaagcaaaccaCAGAACCATGTGTATAACACCCTACCATtacataaaaagagagaaaagaaatatatgcaGGTATTTGTAAGTGTCTAAAATCTCTCTGTAAGGATACATTAGAAATCAATAGTACTGGTTctctcttggaagaaaaactgagtACCAGGGAACAGAGATGGAAAAGAGGCTTTTCACTGGATGCTCTTGGAAccttttgaattttaattcatAAGAATGTATTGCCTATttagaaaacaagcaaaattattttttaaagagcaaatttTCAACAGTAGAGATGATCTCAACTGAGGCATATTAATACTTAGCAAAAGTTCCAAACCAAGGCAAATACATCAAAACTGTGACCATTGACTTGGGTGTGTCAATCAATCCAGTGAAAAGCATACATTAATTAAACAACTAAAATGTTCAAAGCACAATGCTAGGATCCATCaggaacacaaaaataaaccaaacccAGACTGTATCTTCAAAGAAGTTTATTTGACAAAAAAATTTGACTAAATCAAACGTAACTAGCCAATGCTTATGAGTATTCAGAAAGCCCAGAACTatcatgaagtcttaaccaataTTAGCAGAAGTTACAAACAACACAATATTATTGTTTACAAACAACAGAATATTCTGTGGGTTACAAAAATATTCCAGATGACTTTACTAAATTGAAATAAATGTACCTACAGCCCCTTCTCACCTCCAATACTCACCAGCAATTTTGAGGTGTGCGTGAAAATGTTTATGTGTCAGCAGGGGCTCAGGTAACTCTCCTAGAAACATCTTCAGCAAGGTAGCAACATCATTTGAGTGAAACTCCCCTGATTCCAAGTCAATATCAGTTCCATTATTGAGAGCATCTCTTAAAATCTGCTGTCGGACACTATTCCCTGGTACTCTAAACAAACCCTCTACTCGTAAGTCTGTTCGGCATGGAAGAAGAACAGaggacaggaaaaaagaaacagagaattaTGATTAAAATAAGTCATCTAAAAGACCACTTTATATTTGAAAGACCCTTACAAAACCCTGAAGGAGGTTTTGCCTTTCTTCTCAGAGGAGCTGAGACCTACTGACCCCTGGGGAAACTTATCTGAACATCCCTGAGCACCCAGAGATCTTCCAGGCTGAGAGATGGTCCACCCAGGAGTCACTGAACCTCCTGAGGCACATCTGGAGACTGAATTTTATCCGGTTTTTTTTAACtcctattgaaatatagttgatttaaaatgttgtgttagcttcaggcatacagcaaagtgagatatatatatatgtgaacgttgctcagtcgtgtctgactctttgcgaccccctggactacacagtccatggaattctccaggccaggatactggagtgggtagcctttcccttctccaagggatcttcccaacccagtgatcaaacccaggtctcccacattgcaggcagattctttaccagctgaccacaagggaaacccatatatatatacatatatatatatgtatgtatgtattagattattttgcattataggttattacaaaatattaagtatagttccctgtgctatgcagtaggtccttgttggttatctattttatatataatagagcTTGAAAAATAAGTTGGAAGGAAAGCCACGTCTTCCTGAAGTCCCCTTCCCATGAGCCATCCCAGACTTTGTTGGAGGGGCTGAGTTTATCTGTGGAGGTACATTGCTCCTATAAACAGTTTCCCAGCCTAAAATGAATCGAGGGTCTCTGCACTACCCCAGGAATTAGAACTCTAATCTGTCAGATCACCTTTCCATCTAACAGACTGCCAGAAGCTCAGTCATTCCAACTTAAGGATGCTTCCCTTCAACCTAGATTCTAAACTAATCTAAGGGTTAAAAAAGATGAGACACATTGTTTCAGTTTGATCTGGTAGAAGCATGAGAGGTCCTGTTTTCAGCTTAAGTATGTATTTCTCTGAATAGCTCCTTAATTCAGGTTTCCAAGTTGAAATGCCTACCAGCCACTCTGGCAacagtaaatgaatgaacaggaACCCTAACAAACTGGTAAGCACCCACCTGTGCTCCAGATGACTGTGTCCCAAGAGGCCACAGGGCTCAAGTATGCTAGATCTTCCTGTTATCCAAAGAAAGCTGAAAACCTGgacttttcccattttaaaagactggaaactagttttatttttaacttaatcagccaaacaaaacatgaaaacagaTAACTTAAGCCCTTAGGCTGTCAGTTTGTAACCTCTGCTCTAGCTCCCAGCACAGTGTCCCAGGTAGAGCAAGCCAAAAATAACCATTAGTATTGAATTCATCATGGCATCACATAAAGCCACACATTTTATATACACTCAGCTGTGCCAAGTACTTAAAGCAATGACATATCCAGTATGACTActaaaaaagtgaaaagggaatTAAGTTGAGTGTGTTTTAATCAGAGAATTCTAGAGTTCAAAGGTATCTTTGGTGATAAATTATTATCCCTGGAATAAATGTTGAGACTCTTTAGAAGCAATGTATTTTTTCCAGAAGATGCGCCTCTCTCAATCCAGGGCAAAATGTGATTTCATGGACACtatctaatgtgtgtgtgtatatgtgtgagtgtgtgtgtgtgtgtttgagagtaTAAAGCAAATCAATACATGAGATGAAATTTATAAGGAAATATATTGAGAAACATGCCACCTGAAATTATCATTGATTAATTAGCGTCTTTGCTAATGGTTAACTGACACCTACTAACTCAAGGATATTAAGCTCCCAACAGAAAACTGACAACTGTTCattaacaaagaattaaaaaatttcaaGTAGTCTTACTCTTGTGTAGATATTCAATCAGTTGGTATATCTGGGCAATGccttcctctgtcagtggggatCCAAAGACTACTCCTTTTTCTGAAAAAAGCCATACAATAGAACAAGGCTATATTTTCCACAAACAGTACAAAATCAGCATATTTAAAATCAGCATACCCCTCAAGCATCCTGTGTCACAGTTGAGCAAGTATGTTCACATGGTCAGTACAAAAAAACTTTAGAGTTGGAAGTACATCAGAAAATGTAatcagggagagggagagggtgggatgatttgggagaatggcattgaaatacgtataatatcatataggaaacgagtcaccagtccaggttcgatgcacgatactggatgcttggggctggtacaccgggacgacccagagggatggtatggggagggaggagggaggagggttcgggatgggcaatacgtgtatacctgtggtggattcacttagatatttggcaaaaccagtacaatattgtaaagtttaaaaataaaattaaattaaaaaaagaaaaaagaaaatgcaatcaGAACATCTTTCAATCAACTCTGCAAGTTTAATCTTACATAGTAGGTTCCCTGAAGGCAAAGACCATCttcttctttaattaacaatactTGGAATattgatatttaatttaaaaacaaacaaaaaatagaacttaTACCCATGATTATTAGAACATGATAGATTATCCACTAGAGCTGGTATAGGGTCTAACCTGTTATGTTTAAACTTTTTTGCTGCCCTTGGGATTtccttatatttaataaaacaaaatggaatctcTTTCACATCTTATCAAAAACAGTGTTAATAATCATAATTTATAGTATATAAAACTAATAACTTATTTCTGAGAAGGCTTTTTGATtcataagtattaatatttacctTATCAAAGCATTCTATGGAATGAAAACATTAGAGAACTACTGCAATAAAACTACTGCAATAAAAAAATGGTCAAACTTTCTTTACTGTAGTCACCAGCTGtataactttgttcttttaatatttttagtataGTATTAATAGAGCATGAAAATCAAGGTGCTCCTGATAACTATGTAAACGAATCATGCTATTTTCTGGAGACTGATATATGTGCTTTAATTAATCTaggtaatttttataatttttatcaatGTTACTTAAAGTTTTACTATTCATGTAAtgaaaaaaatgactaaaaaaatGCTTTACAATAATAGTAACTCCTCCACGAATGTGCAAATGTTTGGAGTAGAGCCCAGGAAGCAACTGAGAACTGCCCCCTTCACAGACACAATTCCTACCCTTTCGCTTGAGAGACATTAGAGACCGGAAGAATCCTGATGCCGGGCCTGCCCCACCAGGCAACTTAAGGTCCTCTTCTCCCATTAGCTGAGCCAACTCAGTTCCAGGTAGATCAATAAGTCTTGTAATATTGCTGaccaccaactcagtgaacaccTCAGGTTTCTCATGTCGGAGTTTCTCCACAAAAAAGTCAGGATTGAAGATAATGGGCTGACTTTGAAGGGAAGAGTCATTGCAGATGACAAAGTTACAGATAGCTTCACtgaaaacaatgaaacagaagaatCTTTGAGGGGATCATTTTTGTATGCGTTTTTCATTCCCTCTCAACAACACaattattcattctttctgtgGGCTCATCTACATATACCAGTCTTTTGAAAACCTAATACTTAATCTGTTGACTGCACAAAGGAGACAAGCTGGACTCGCTGCTGTTTAGGTTATACCCACATAGATACTCAGAAATTTAGTTTAAAGAAAAGACATCAGATAGCCTCTATGGTATGACCTGAATTTGCCTCTTAATTTTACACATTCAGTCTACAAGAAGATAAGACCCTTACAGCCTCCTGAGTCTAACAGTAGTTTAGAATTGGCAGCCACAGAGACCACATTTCCTTATTAAAAGTTAAACCCTAAACCATCATCAttgttaaatacttttaaaacattagaCCTGCAACTGTTCCCCCTAACATGGCAATGGGCAATCATTAAATTAAGGCCTTCTTGAGTGCACATGTTCAGTcacctcagtcacgtctgactctgtgtgaccctagggactgtagcctgccaggctcctctctccatgggattctccaggcaagaataatggagtgggttgtcaagccctcctccagatcttcccaacccaggtattgcaactgtgtctcctgggtctccagcattgcctctcctgcgtctcctgcattgcaggcagattctttaccactgagccaccagggaagccccctctcagGAGTACAGCCAGCATATGGTATTTCCCATCTGGTGATCAACTGCTGATAGTACCACAGTCAGGCTACTCGCAAATGCCACAGAAACCACGGGACAGTAAGCATGAGGCTACTGAAGAGACAAAACTATATCTAGTATAATAGACATTTCGAAGACATTTACTCTACACTCAAGGTCTTTTGGTTCCTAGGTCCCTACACAGACAGGTGTTTCCTTATAATCAGTCCCTTTCAGTTGAGCCAAGTATCCCTGGATTCTGTTCCTCATAACCAAAAAGCCTTAACTAGAATGGAAGGCACTTACAGGTACACAAAATAGACATTAATTCAGCCTTGCCCAGGTTCAGaaataggttttattttaaaatcctttgttCTGGATGTCTCTGGCCCATCGTCTAAGTCCAAACTTTGCTCAAGGTCCTTCCTCTCTAAGGCACttggaaaaaaattcatattttgctTCTTCTATCTCTTCTATCACTGAGTAATACTCAGCAGATATGTTCTGTTGGCCCCTGATCTTACCTGGTTTTCCACTCCTACATTATCTGGGCTACACTGGAAAAGCTCCTTTGACTCTCAGAAATACTTTCTTCCTTATTGTTTTCTAATACGTAATTActaaattctttttacttttaacatgTACATATAAGAACTGTATTA is drawn from Bos indicus isolate NIAB-ARS_2022 breed Sahiwal x Tharparkar chromosome 26, NIAB-ARS_B.indTharparkar_mat_pri_1.0, whole genome shotgun sequence and contains these coding sequences:
- the ARHGAP19 gene encoding rho GTPase-activating protein 19 isoform X5, translating into MGEEDLKLPGGAGPASGFFRSLMSLKRKEKGVVFGSPLTEEGIAQIYQLIEYLHKNLRVEGLFRVPGNSVRQQILRDALNNGTDIDLESGEFHSNDVATLLKMFLGELPEPLLTHKHFHAHLKIADLMQFDDKGNKTSVPDKERQIEALQLLFLILPPPNRNLLKLLLDLLYQTAKKQDKNKMSAYNLALMFAPHVLWPKNATANDLQENITKLNDGMAFMIKHSQKLFKAPAYIRECARLHYLGSRTQASKDDLDLIASCQTRSFQLAKSQKWNRVDSCSHQEETQQRTEEALRELFQHVHNMPESAKKKQLIRQFNKHSGTQTPGREPSTPPVRKRARSRSFSGLIKRKVLGNQMMSEKKNKYPTPDSVAIGELKRASKENMNLLFSGSPAVMMTPTRLKWPEGKKEGKKA
- the ARHGAP19 gene encoding rho GTPase-activating protein 19 isoform X3; the encoded protein is MATEAQSEGEVPAPEPGRSEAICNFVICNDSSLQSQPIIFNPDFFVEKLRHEKPEVFTELVVSNITRLIDLPGTELAQLMGEEDLKLPGGAGPASGFFRSLMSLKRKEKGVVFGSPLTEEGIAQIYQLIEYLHKNLRVEGLFRVPGNSVRQQILRDALNNGTDIDLESGEFHSNDVATLLKMFLGELPEPLLTHKHFHAHLKIADLMQFDDKGNKTSVPDKERQIEALQLLFLILPPPNRNLLKLLLDLLYQTAKKQDKNKMSAYNLALMFAPHVLWPKNATANDLQENITKLNDGMAFMIKHSQKLFKAPAYIRECARLHYLGSRTQASKDDLDLIASCQTRSFQLAKSQKWNRVDSCSHQEETQQRTEEALRELFQHVHNMPESAKKKQLIRQFNKHSGTQTPGREPSTPPVRKRARSRSFSGLIKRKVLGNQMMSEKKNKYPTPDSVAIGELKRASKENMNLLFSGSPAVMMTPTRLKWPEGKKEGKKA
- the LOC109553096 gene encoding small ribosomal subunit protein uS8-like gives rise to the protein MVRMNVLADTLKSINNAEKRGKHQVLIRPCSKVIVRFLTVMKRGYIGEFEITDDHRAGKIVVNLTGRLNKCGVISPRFDVQLKDLEKWWKNLLPSRQFGFIVLTTSAGLMEHEEARQKHTGGKILGFFF
- the ARHGAP19 gene encoding rho GTPase-activating protein 19 isoform X1; this encodes MKMKKRKYGNKRVTYCRGCQPQPQGQALEAALMSPVGRGLGEWKLSEGGGWESECSSEAICNFVICNDSSLQSQPIIFNPDFFVEKLRHEKPEVFTELVVSNITRLIDLPGTELAQLMGEEDLKLPGGAGPASGFFRSLMSLKRKEKGVVFGSPLTEEGIAQIYQLIEYLHKNLRVEGLFRVPGNSVRQQILRDALNNGTDIDLESGEFHSNDVATLLKMFLGELPEPLLTHKHFHAHLKIADLMQFDDKGNKTSVPDKERQIEALQLLFLILPPPNRNLLKLLLDLLYQTAKKQDKNKMSAYNLALMFAPHVLWPKNATANDLQENITKLNDGMAFMIKHSQKLFKAPAYIRECARLHYLGSRTQASKDDLDLIASCQTRSFQLAKSQKWNRVDSCSHQEETQQRTEEALRELFQHVHNMPESAKKKQLIRQFNKHSGTQTPGREPSTPPVRKRARSRSFSGLIKRKVLGNQMMSEKKNKYPTPDSVAIGELKRASKENMNLLFSGSPAVMMTPTRLKWPEGKKEGKKA
- the ARHGAP19 gene encoding rho GTPase-activating protein 19 isoform X4 yields the protein MPHQKLSALIEAICNFVICNDSSLQSQPIIFNPDFFVEKLRHEKPEVFTELVVSNITRLIDLPGTELAQLMGEEDLKLPGGAGPASGFFRSLMSLKRKEKGVVFGSPLTEEGIAQIYQLIEYLHKNLRVEGLFRVPGNSVRQQILRDALNNGTDIDLESGEFHSNDVATLLKMFLGELPEPLLTHKHFHAHLKIADLMQFDDKGNKTSVPDKERQIEALQLLFLILPPPNRNLLKLLLDLLYQTAKKQDKNKMSAYNLALMFAPHVLWPKNATANDLQENITKLNDGMAFMIKHSQKLFKAPAYIRECARLHYLGSRTQASKDDLDLIASCQTRSFQLAKSQKWNRVDSCSHQEETQQRTEEALRELFQHVHNMPESAKKKQLIRQFNKHSGTQTPGREPSTPPVRKRARSRSFSGLIKRKVLGNQMMSEKKNKYPTPDSVAIGELKRASKENMNLLFSGSPAVMMTPTRLKWPEGKKEGKKA
- the ARHGAP19 gene encoding rho GTPase-activating protein 19 isoform X2, whose amino-acid sequence is MKMKKRKYGNKRVTYCRGCQPQPQGQALEAALMSPVGRGLGEWKLSEGGGWESECSSEAICNFVICNDSSLQSQPIIFNPDFFVEKLRHEKPEVFTELVVSNITRLIDLPGTELAQLMGEEDLKLPGGAGPASGFFRSLMSLKRKEKGVVFGSPLTEEGIAQIYQLIEYLHKNLRVEGLFRVPGNSVRQQILRDALNNGTDIDLESGEFHSNDVATLLKMFLGELPEPLLTHKHFHAHLKIADLMQFDDKGNKTSVPDKERQIEALQLLFLILPPPNRNLLKLLLDLLYQTAKKQDKNKMSAYNLALMFAPHVLWPKNATANDLQENITKLNDGMAFMIKHSQKLFKAPAYIRECARLHYLGSRTQASKDDLDLIASCQTRSFQLAKSQKWNRVDSCSHQEETQQRTEEALRELFQHVHNMPESAKKKQLIRQRKVLGNQMMSEKKNKYPTPDSVAIGELKRASKENMNLLFSGSPAVMMTPTRLKWPEGKKEGKKA